One Algoriphagus sp. Y33 genomic window, AGAAGTCAACAACAGAGGAATTGACTTTAGAATTAGTACAAAAAATATAAGCAACAAAAATTTCATCTGGTCCACTGACCTTACGGTGTCACGCAACATCAATAAAGTGGTAAGGCTTATTACTGATGATGCTGCGTTGACTGGTCAGTTCAGCAGAACCCCGGTAGGAAGATCTATTGGTGAATTTTATGGTTACGTCACTGAAGGGGTTTTTGCCACGGCAAGTGATTTTGAGACGAATGCTATCCCCGTGAGAAATGGTGAGCCACTTCCAATAGGTGCTGCCGGAGGAAGCATCTGGTTCGGTGATCTGATATTTAGGGATTTCAATGGTGATGGGATCATCGATGAAAGAGACCAAACCTATCTGGGCTCACCTATTCCTAAGTTTCAAGTGGGCCTCAACAACTCGTTTTCCTACAAGAATTTTGACTTAAATGTGTTCCTCAGTGCGAATTATGGGAATAAGGTCTTCAACCAGTTGAGAATCAACGGAGAGTATCCGGGTACCAGTTTCGGATACCTGAGATCATTGACCAATTATGCCAGACTTGAACTGATAGATCCCGAAGGATCAGCTACTGATATCAACAACGTATATGTATCCAATCCTGATACCAAAATTGTAGGTATCAGAAATGACAATACAAACGAGAATAATAGAACATCTGACAAATTTATCGAAGATGGATCCTTTATCAGATTTAGGACTATCTCATTAGGTTATACCCTGCCGGAAAGCCTCATTCAGAAAGCACGGGTAAATGCGCTTAGAGTCTATGTAAATGTCAACAATGCGTTTCTTATAACGAAATATAAGGGTTTGGATCCTGAAATCGGATCTTGGGATCCCCTGAATGCAGGTGTGGATAACGGTTTTTACCCCCAGCCCCGAGTGTTTACAGTAGGTGCCAATATCACCTTGAACAAATAAAATGCTGAACCATGAAATGCCCATGAGAAAAGCTTCTCAGACAGAGGGATGATTATCCAGGGCATTCCATGTGGCCATTGAAAATCAAATTATAAACACATGAAATTGAAAAATATATTAATCTATTTCTTTCCCGTATTTGTAGGACTCTCAGTATCCTGCAGCGAGGACTTTTTGGATCGACCGCCATTGTCAGAGATAAGCACTGAAAACTTCTATAAGACTACCGATGACCTGAGATTGGCTACCGCTGCACTATACGGAGGAGGACCTTGGGCTGAATGGAATTATTCCTGTTACTTGCCTGTAGGCGAGGTTCTTAGCGGTAATATGGCTGTAGGGTATTGGGGTGATGCAGTTCAGCTGAATACATTCTCCATCACCGGATTGAATGGGATTATGGTTGCAAACTGGAGGGCTATGTACAGGATCATTGCCCACTGCAATACAACGATCAATGCCATCACAGACAAAGCGCCTGCAGCTATACCTGAAGAAGACAAGAATGCGGCTATTGCCGAGGCAAAGTTTATAAGAGGATTTGCATACTATAACCTGGCGTTGCTGTGGGGAGATGTTCCGATTATAGAAGATAATACCAAGTTGGTTACTTCCCCTCTGGTTCCCAGATATCAGGTTAACGATGTATACCGGTTAGTGGTGAATGACCTGACTTATGCGGCCGAAAATCTTCCCCTTTCAGATGCTAAAGGAAGGCTTACCACTTGGTCTGCGCAAGGGATGTTGGCTAAGGTATATCTGACCTGGGCCGGTTTAAATTCGAAAGGACTTGGACAGCGTGACCAGAAACTTCTTGACATGGCCAAGCTCTATGCAGGCAATGTGTGTAACGATAGCGGACTGACATTGTTGGACAACTATGAAAATCTGTTTAGAACGGAGTTTAATGATAACCGGGAATCATTATTTGCATTGCAATGGTCTCCGGGGCTTGGTTGGATGGAAGGCAACATGCTTCAGATATATTCTCCAGGAGGTGCAGAAATATCAGCCAATGGACAAGCGGGTTGGTTTGGTATCCGACCTACCATGAATATGTTCGAGTCGTACACTCCGGAGGATAGCATTAGGCGCAAGGCTACTTTTATGCTGAGGGGGGATTATTACCCTGAGCTGAATGCAGCGGGAGGTGGTTATACTTTCAATGGGGATACCGGTTTGAAGAAGCATATTGTGGGTACCAATGTGGACAACAAAGCACCTACAATGACATCGAACTCTTCTCCGCAGCACAATTCTTTATTGAGGCTGGCAGATGTGTATCTGATATATGCAGAAGCCATCTTGGGCGACAATGCCGTCACATCAGATGCGGATGCGTTGTTTTACTTCAATGAAGTGCGCAGAAGGGCAGGGCTTGCTCCTGTTACCTCGATTGATGCGGACATGTTGATGAATGAAAGAAGAATTGAGCTGGCCGGTGAAAGTCATTTTTGGAATGATCTGGTAAGGCTTTCTTACTATAATTCTCCAAAGGCAATCGGCATTCTCAATAACCAGCAACGAATAGCCTTTGAGTATGACGAAAACGGGGTCGTAACACCAAACGACCCTTTCGGCGACATAACCCCGGCGAACGCGAATACCTTTACTTTCCCACTGCCTTCAATCGAGGTGACCGCCAATCCCAAATTGATGGAGCCTCCGGTACCATATCCATTTGAAGATAAGTAATAACAATCATGAAATCGAGCATGACTCAAGAGTCACACACTGGGATGATTGTAAACCCTGCGAGATTCCATGTGGCCTTTGAAAAACAAAATATAAACATATGAAAAAGACTATGTCAAAATATATAGATCGATTGCTGCTGGCTTGCGCGGCAGTAATGATGACCCTGATGTTTGCCTGTGAGCAGGAGGACTCCTTGCCCGCACCTATCATTACAGAAGTCAGAAATTATGAAGCGGCTCCCAACGACACATTAATC contains:
- a CDS encoding RagB/SusD family nutrient uptake outer membrane protein encodes the protein MKLKNILIYFFPVFVGLSVSCSEDFLDRPPLSEISTENFYKTTDDLRLATAALYGGGPWAEWNYSCYLPVGEVLSGNMAVGYWGDAVQLNTFSITGLNGIMVANWRAMYRIIAHCNTTINAITDKAPAAIPEEDKNAAIAEAKFIRGFAYYNLALLWGDVPIIEDNTKLVTSPLVPRYQVNDVYRLVVNDLTYAAENLPLSDAKGRLTTWSAQGMLAKVYLTWAGLNSKGLGQRDQKLLDMAKLYAGNVCNDSGLTLLDNYENLFRTEFNDNRESLFALQWSPGLGWMEGNMLQIYSPGGAEISANGQAGWFGIRPTMNMFESYTPEDSIRRKATFMLRGDYYPELNAAGGGYTFNGDTGLKKHIVGTNVDNKAPTMTSNSSPQHNSLLRLADVYLIYAEAILGDNAVTSDADALFYFNEVRRRAGLAPVTSIDADMLMNERRIELAGESHFWNDLVRLSYYNSPKAIGILNNQQRIAFEYDENGVVTPNDPFGDITPANANTFTFPLPSIEVTANPKLMEPPVPYPFEDK